Proteins co-encoded in one Setaria viridis chromosome 9, Setaria_viridis_v4.0, whole genome shotgun sequence genomic window:
- the LOC117839083 gene encoding probable 6-phosphogluconolactonase 1, producing the protein MEREIMTSYETKKNCEIRVFESSDEMATDLAEFISQVSEISVKERGYFAIALCGGPLIRHMRKLCEAPYNKTLDWSKWYIFWAEERAVAKNHAESNYKLAKEGFLSKVPILNGHVYSINDNATVEQAATDYEFVIRQLVKVRTVGVSESNDCPKFDLILLNIGPDGHVASLFPNHPALELKDDWVTYITDSPEPPPERITFTLPVINSALNIAIVATGEDKEKAVSFAISDCNESLGATSVPATMVQPTDGKLVWFLDEAAASSLEAGNDAYEHQY; encoded by the exons ATGGAGAGGGAAATCATGACCTCCTATGAAACCAAGAAGAACTGTGAAATTAGGGTATTTGAGAGTTCAGACGAGATGGCAACAGATCTGGCAGAGTTTATTTCACAAGTTTCAGAAATTTCTGTTAAGGAAAGAGGATACTTTGCTATTGCTCTCTGCGGAGGGCCTCTTATCAGACATATGCG gaAGCTCTGTGAAGCACCATACAACAAGACCCTTGATTGGTCTAAATGGTACATCTTCTGGGCTGAAGAACGTGCAGTAGCAAAGAACCATGCAGAGAGTAACTACAAATTAGCAAAGGAAGGATTTCTCTCCAAG GTGCCTATTCTTAATGGTCATGTCTACTCCATCAACGACAACGCAACGGTGGAACAGGCTGCAACTGACTATGAATTTGTCATCAGGCAGCTGGTCAAGGTTCGAACAGTTGGAGTCTCAGAGAGCAACGACTGCCCCAAATTTGACCTCATTCTTCTGAACATTGGTCCTGATGGTCATGTAGCCTCATTGTTCCCCAACCATCCAGCTCTTGAGCTGAAAGATGACTGGGTCACCTACATCACCGATTCTCCAGAGCCTCCACCTGAGAGGATTACCTTCACTCTCCCTGTGATAAACTCGGCATTGAACATTGCTATTGTTGCCACTGGAGAAGACAAGGAAAAGGCTGTGTCTTTTGCTATTTCTGACTGCAACGAAAGCCTAGGTGCTACATCAGTACCTGCTACAATGGTTCAGCCAACTGACGGGAAGTTGGTATGGTTTCTGGATGAGGCGGCTGCCTCATCCCTTGAAGCTGGGAACGATGCTTACGAGCACCAGTACTGA
- the LOC117835663 gene encoding COBRA-like protein 2 translates to MVVAASEDEGGLGGKAAVVSIYNYQKYRHIQAPGWNLGWMWAKKDPTFVDLLPGTPYNMQIANCCKGVLNSWLQDPVSAVASFQISVGRSGTTNYTVKAPLNFTLKAPGPGYSCGVAQEVKPPTKFISQDGRRTTQAHVTWNVTCMYSQFVAQRAPTCCVSLSSFYNETIVNCPQCSCGCQNNITRPGSCVEGNSPYLAPVVNGPGTSSLAPLVQCTPHMCPIRVHWHVKLNYREYWRVKITVTNWNCRMNYSQWNLVVQHPNFDKVTTIFSFNYKSLNPYGVINDTGMLCDLLTVAGPDGNVQSELLFRKDPSMFTFDKGWAFPRRIYFNGDSCVMPPPDVLKASSLVLPIAIWTALLFLSLRM, encoded by the exons atggtggtggcggcaagcGAGGATGAGGGTGGGCTGGGAGGGAAGGCG GCTGTTGTTTCCATATACAATTACCAAAAATACCGACATATCCAAGCACCTGGGTGGAATCTCGGATGGATGTGGGCAAAGAAGGACCCAACATTTGTCGACTTGCTTCCTGGGACACCTTACAACATGCAAATTGCAAATTGTTGCAAAGGAGTACTTAACTCATGGCTGCAAGATCCAGTCAGCGCGGTAGCATCATTTCAGATCAGTGTTGGCCGATCTGGAACTACCAACTATACAGTGAAAGCGCCTTTGAACTTTACTCTGAAGGCCCCAGGACCAGGATACAGTTGTGGAGTTGCTCAGGAGGTGAAGCCTCCTACAAAATTCATTTCTCAGGATGGAAGGAGAACAACTCAAGCTCATG TGACATGGAACGTGACATGTATGTATTCACAATTTGTAGCTCAGCGGGCTCCAACTTGTTGTGTTTCCCTCTCATCGTTCTACAATGAAACAATAGTTAACTGCCCACAATGTTCATGTGGCTGCCAGAACAATATAACCAGACCAGGGAGTTGTGTGGA GGGTAATTCACCTTATTTGGCGCCTGTCGTGAATGGACCAGGCACGAGCAGCCTGGCTCCTTTAGTACAATGCACGCCCCATATGTGCCCAATAAGAGTGCATTGGCATGTTAAGCTCAACTACAGGGAATACTGGAGGGTGAAGATTACCGTTACAAATTGGAATTGCCGGATGAACTACTCACAGTGGAACTTGGTAGTTCAGCATCCAAATTTCGACAAAGTCACTACTATTTTCAGCTTCAACTACAAGTCTCTGAACCCCTATGGAGTGATAA ATGATACTGGAATGCTGTGTGACCTGCTCACGGTGGCTGGGCCAGATGGAAATGTGCAATCTGAGCTTCTGTTCCGCAAGGACCCGTCGATGTTCACTTTCGACAAAGGCTGGGCCTTTCCAAGGCGGATATACTTCAATGGCGACAGCTGCGTCATGCCTCCACCGGATGTACTGAAGGCCTCATCCCTTGTTCTGCCCATTGCCATTTGGACAGCATTGCTGTTCTTATCCCTTCGTATGTAG